Part of the Bacillota bacterium genome, TGGGCACGTACGGGAAGCCGAAATAGAGCCCGGCCCTGGGCGCTTGAAGCAGCGTGTCGGGCGGCACATCGTCCCCCAGACCGTCGGCGCCGTTGTTCGTGAAGAACATCTCCCCGGTCACCGGGTGCCAGTCCATGCCCACGGAGTTGCGAACGCCGGAGGCGTAGACCTCCATGTTCTTGCCATCGAGGTCCATGCGGATGATGGTGCCCTCGATGCCCTGCGGGTCGCAGATGTTGCAGGGGATGCCCACCGCCACGTAGAGCCTGTCGTCCGGGCCGACGGCGGCGTAGCGCCAGCCGTGGGCGAACTTGTCGGGCAGGTTCTCGAAGATGACCTCGGGCGGGAACTGGCGCTCGATGTCAAACTCCGGGGCGAAGAAGCGGATGATCCGGTGCTGCTCGGCGACGTAGAGCACGCCGCCCTTGAACGCAATCCCGTTGGGCACCTTCAGGTCGCTGGCGATGGCGATCACCTCGTCGCCGATCCCGTCCTTGTTCCGGTCCACGACGGCGTACACCTTGTCGTAGCGGGTGCCCACGAAGACAACTCCCATGGGCTCGCCGACGGCCATCGAGCGGGCCCGGGGCACCTGGGCGAAGACGCTGATCTTGAAGCCCGGCGGCAGTTTGATCTTGCCCAGGTTGGCCTGGTTGAACGCCGGCCCCGCCGGCTGCCCTTCGGCGAACGCCGCCCAGGATACGCTCACAGCCACTACCGCCGCCACCACTGCCAGCAA contains:
- a CDS encoding PQQ-dependent sugar dehydrogenase, with product MRRNCLGRPGLLAVVAAVVAVSVSWAAFAEGQPAGPAFNQANLGKIKLPPGFKISVFAQVPRARSMAVGEPMGVVFVGTRYDKVYAVVDRNKDGIGDEVIAIASDLKVPNGIAFKGGVLYVAEQHRIIRFFAPEFDIERQFPPEVIFENLPDKFAHGWRYAAVGPDDRLYVAVGIPCNICDPQGIEGTIIRMDLDGKNMEVYASGVRNSVGMDWHPVTGEMFFTNNGADGLGDDVPPDTLLQAPRAGLYFGFPYVPTAGGETPTPGYEGKSPPQPVARAALNFQAHVAPLGIHFYRGSMFPEEYRNSAFVALHGSWNRSVPVGYEVLRIKFDQEGQPVSQEVFATGWLQGRSAWGRPVDIKELPDGSLLVSDDFAGVIYRITYEGR